One bacterium genomic window, TCAAGCCCTCACCGACTGGATCACCCAGCACCGGGCGCTCGAGGGATTCCCCGAGGGGGAAGCGATCGACAACGTCGAGCTGGCCTGCATCGATGCCGAGATCCTGATCCCGGCGGCGACCGAAGGCACCATCACGCCCGACATCGCCCGCCGGCTCCAATGTCGCATCCTGGCCGAGGGAGCCAACGGACCCACCACCCTCGAGGCCGACAGAATTCTCCAAGATCGCGATGAGATCTTCGTGATCCCCGACGTCCTCGCCAACGCCGGCGGCGTGGTGGTTTCCTATTTCGAGTGGGTCCAGGACCTGCAAAATTTTTTCTGGCATGAGAAAGAGATCGACCACAAGCTGCAAAACATCATGAGCTCGGCCTTCCGATCGGTCGCCGCCTTCGCCAAGGAGCACCAGGTCAGCATGCGCCAGGCCGCCCTGATGTCGGGCATCAAGAAGGTCAGCCAAGCGATGCTCACCCGGGGCTTTTACCCGTAAAGAGGTCATCCCCACACGCTTTCTATTTGACGCCCTACCGGGGGTCTCGGCTAGGCTGGAGCCGTGGCAAAGACCCCAAGCAAACGCAGCCCCAGGATCGCACCCGGCATGAGAGCCTTGAACAAGAGCATGTTGAAGAACACCTCCTCCTTGGCTCGCAGCATCCGAGCCAACGCCTGCTTCGTCTATATCGATGCTTTGGGCGAGGAGGAGCTCGACCTCGAGCTCCCCAAGGAATGCGACTTGATCGTGGTCACCAAGAAACGCTCGGCCAAGGATGAAGAGTTCAGCGAGAAATACCCGAAGCACATCGTCGTGCCCAAGATCAAGCTCGGCCGCATCGGCCTGGTCAAGCTGGCCATGGCCTACGCCATCTCGACCCACTTGGTCGAGGACGGCGCCAAGGTGGTCTTCCTCACCGGAACCTCCCAGCTCATGACCCTCGACACCCTGACCGTCTTCGAGATCGGCAAGGAGAGCGAGGTCATCACCACCAAGAACATCGTCGGCATTTCCGAGTCGGTCCAGCCCGAGGTTTTCGAGGCGGCCCTCAACATGGCGATCGAATTGGCCAGCAAGGGCCGGGAAGGCAAGCCGGTGGGAACCATCTTCGTCCTGGGCGACGACGAGCGGGTTATGCAGCTCAGCAAGCAGATGATCATCAACCCCTTCAAGGGCTACGAGGAAGACGAGCGCAACATCCTCAACCCGGCGCTGAAGGAGACGATCCGCGAATTCGCGGCCCTCGACGGGGCCTTCGTCGTCTCTTCCGACGGCACCGTCATCACCGCCGGCCGCTATCTCGGCGCCACCGCCGACTCGGCCGAAATCGAGCGCGGCTTGGGCAGCCGCCACCTCGCCGCCGCCGGCATCACCTCGCTCACCAACGCCGTCGCCATCGTGATCAGCGAGTCGACCGGCGACGTCCGGATCTTCAAGAACGGCAGCCTGCTGATGGAAATCGAAAAAACCTAGATCGTGGTCGTCGGACCGGAGCCGTGGCTGGCCTGGGGCGGAACCCCGTTCTTCTGCATCAGCTCCCGCAGCTGCCGGATGACTTTGTCATGAGGCTGGTGTCGCAGCTTCCGCAGGACCTTTTCGGGCCGGCAAATCCGGTCGAAGACGTGGACCCGCTTGCCGTCTTTCTCGAAGACTTCGACGCGGCTCTCGCAGGTCATCCCCTTTTGGAGGTCGGGGTTGACCGTGCGCTCACGGTCTCGCCAGCATTTGATTTCGGGCAGGGATTTCTGCTCCAAATCGATTTCGATGACACATCGGGATAGGATCACAGGATCAGGCATAGTGCCTCCTTTTCCCCCTGACATTGCAGGCCGCGTACCAAGGCAAGCTCTTGATTTCATTCAGGCGGCCATTGTCCAATCAGTAGGAATCGGCTCAGGCTGGGACAGCGCTCCCCTGGTGGGGCTTCCTTGACAAGCGGCCGGCTCGCGGCTAAAAAGCTCGCCATCATCACCGCAGCGCAAAGGATTTTGCATGAGCGTCAAAAAGAACGAAGAGAGACTTTACGATATCCGAACCCTCGACAACTATTTGAGCCGCGGGCTCATCAAGCCGACCGAATACGATAAGTATTTGAAGAGTCTGCCCGATGAAGCGGACAATTACGAGCTCGTCCAAATCGATGACGAAGCCGAGGACCAGGACCAAGAATAGCCGATGATTTCCCCCTTTGAAAAAGGGGGATTAAGGGGGATTTAAGGCGGTCGTTAGAAGAAAGAAGCCAGGAAATCGAAGCCCTTTGCTTTGCGAGGGTTTTTAAATCCCCCCAGCCCCCCCTTTTTCAAAGGGGGGTTTAAGAGCCCCAGCCCCGAGCGGGGTTTTTCTTTTTAGAGATATTTGCCGGGATTGACGGCGCTGCCGTCGACTCGGATCTCATAATGGACATGGGGGCCGGTGCTGTGGCCCGACATGCCGATGGCCGAGATGTTCTGGCCGCGGCGCACGGTGTCGCCTTCCTTGACGAAGATTTCCGAGTTGTGGGCGAAAAGCGTGGTGAGGTTGCCGCCATGCTCCAGGATGATGGTCAGCCCGTAGCCGCCTTTGCGGCCGACGAAGGCGACTCGGCCATCGGCCGGGGCGACGATCGGGGATCCATAGGGGGCGGCGATATCGACGCCCAGGTGCATCCGGCCGCGGCGGCGGGAAATCCGGCGCCAACCAAAATCGCTGGTAACCACTCCATTGCAAGGCATGATGTCGGGGAGGTCGGCGCCCAGGCTAGGGCTAAGATCGTTGGCATCTTCCAAGAAAAAATCCGGGGCTGAGGAAAGGTCGAACTCAACCACACCGCCCTCTTCATCCGACGCGGGGATGTTGGCGAAGGCCGGGACTTGCGCCAGGACCAAAAGGGCGACAATTAAGCCGCTGAAATACTTACTCATTTTTGACCTCACCAGTGTCGGGGTCTCGGGGCCGTGGCTTTGGCCGCTGTAGAGACCCCCTAGATAGCTGCCGGTGTCACTCTTTGAATGGTTTCCGCCGGGAGGCGCCTAGGCCTCTTCAAGGAGCTTGGGACAGCGTGGTTACGGTTTTTGTCTTTTTTGGCTAAAAATTTCTTTATGACCCCGCCCCACTAAACAGCAGCGGGTTTCAGGTCTGCCTTTGGGGTAACAAAGGCCTTTCAAGGAGTCAAGAAATTTCAACTACTTGAAAGGTAAAGCGAATTAACGCATCGTTCCATTCGTTTAAAATTTTCAGCTTGGAGAAATGATCGGATTTTTGTGCAAAGGGTTGCGGGCTATTTCCAGGGTCCCAGCGGCCGGTCATCCTCGTCGTAGATGTGGCCCACGATGCTCTCCATGAGGTTTTCCAGGGTCAGGAAGCCCAGGGGCCGGCCGTCCTCGCTTTCGACGATGGCCATGTGGCTGTGCTTCTCCTGCATCCTTTTGAGCAGCCCCAGCAGGGAATCGGAGGCTTGGACCCGGAGGATGGGCCGTAGCAGTAGCATCCAATCGGTCCCCCCCTGACTGGCAAAGGCGATCAGCTCCTTGGTGTGGACCAGGCCCTGAACCCGATCCTGACGGCAAACCGGCAGCCGGGTATGGCCGGTATCGATGGCGATGCCGATCACCTCTTCCAGGCTCTGACTCCGTTCGACCGAGATCGCCTGGGACCAGGGGATGAAGACTTCGCCCACCGACCGGCCTTCGAATTCAGCCAAGTTGATCAGCAGCCGCTCATGGTGGGAATCGATTTCCTCGGCGCCCTCGACCTGAGCCGTATCCTGGGAGATCCGCCCGTGAGAGAAAACCCGGCTGAGGCCGGAAACAATCCGCCGAGTCGTGCCGGCGAATAAGGCGATCAGTGGGGAGAAGGCCCGGTCCAAGAGCCAAAGCAGGCCGGAAACGGCAATGGCAATCCGATAGGGCCGGCGTAGGGCCAAGGCCTTGGGCACCAGCTCTCCAAAGAGCACGGTCAAGGCCGTCAAAGGGATGACGACCAAGGCGATGCCGACCAGCTCCGCCGTCGTCTCGCCCCAGCCCCAGCGTTGACGCATCCAGGGGACGGCGCTTTCCTCGATGCCGGCGCCGCTGACGGCGCCGGAGACGAAGCCGACCATCGTGATGCCGAGCTGGATCACCGAAAGGGTCCGTTCCGGAGCCTGGCGAAGCCGGCCGAGGCGGCGGACCCGGCGGGGAAATTTGGATTCGAGCTGGCGGAGGACCTTGCGGTTGACGGAGACGAAGGCGATCTCGCTGGCCGAGAGCAGCGCATTGAGCAGCAAGCAGATCCAAACGATCGCGATTTGAAGCATCCAGCGCTATCCTTTAACCACGCCCAAAGGCCTCAATCTTAGCACTTTGCGGCTCAATCCCGCCCCCTCCACCGCGGCAACCACGTCGGCGACGTCTTTATAGGCCCAGGGAACTTCCTCGTGGATCGTGGCCCGGGAAGCCCCCATGACGAAGATCCCCTGGTCCCTCAGCTCCCGCTCGACGTTGCGGCCATGAACGCTCTTCTTGGCTTGATTGCGGCTCATCAGCCGGCCGGCCCCATGACAAGTCGAGCCGAAGGTCCTTTCCAGGGCCTTCTCGGTGCCGATCAAAACGTAGGAATAGCGGCCCATGTCGCCGGGAATGAGGACCGGCTGCCCCAGCTCGCGGTAGGCGGCGGGCAAGGCCGGGTGACGCGCCGGAAAGGAGCGGGTCGCTCCCTTGCGGTGGACCAGCACCCGGCGCGAAACGCCGCCGGTCCGATGCTCCTCGAACTTGGCGATGTTGTGGCAAACGTCATAAACCACCCCCATCGCCAGCGAGGCCGAGGAGGCGTCGAGGGCGGCCTCGAAGGCCCGGCGCGCGAAATGGGTGATCATCTGTCGATTGGCGAAGGCGAAGTTGGCGGCGGCGGCCATGGCGCCGAGGTAGCTCCGGCCCTCCTCCGATTCGATCGGCGCGCAGCAGAGCTGGGGATCGGGCAAATCGATCCCGTACTTCTGGGCCGCTTCGATCATCGTTTCGAGATAGTCGCTGCAGACCTGATGGCCCAAGCCCCGCGAGCCGGTGTGAATGATCAGAGTGACTCGATCCTTGGAGAGGCCGATCGCGTCGGCGATTCGAGGCTCGTAGACCTCGTCGACGTAACCCAGCTCGACGAAGTGATTGCCCGAGCCCAGGGTGCCGAGCTGGTTCATGCCCCGCTCCCGGGCCCGCCCGCTGACCCCTTCCGGATCGGCTTGGGGCAGGCGCCCGCCTTCTTCGATGTAGCTCAGGTCCTCGCCCTCGCCCTGGCCCCGCTCCACCGCCCAGCGGGCGCCGTCGCGCAGGATCCCCGCGTAGTCTTCCTTGGAAAAGCCGTGACCCAAGCGATGCGAGCCGACGCCGGCCGGGATGAAAGAAAAGAGAGCCGAGGTCAAACGGTGGACTTTGTCGGCGATCTCGGATCGATCGAGGCCGGTCTTGAGCAGGCGAACGCCGCAGTTGATGTCGTAACCGACGCCGCCCGGCGAGACGATGCCGCGCTCGGCATCGAAGCCGGCCACCCCGCCGATCGGAAAGCCGTAGCCCCAGTGGATGTCGGGCATGGCGAAAGAAGACCCGACGATGCCGGGCAAGGTCGCGACGTTGCGGACCTGATCGAGACTGGGATCGCCGCCCAGGCCGCGCATCATCGCCGGCGAGGCGAAGACCACGC contains:
- a CDS encoding diadenylate cyclase, translated to MRALNKSMLKNTSSLARSIRANACFVYIDALGEEELDLELPKECDLIVVTKKRSAKDEEFSEKYPKHIVVPKIKLGRIGLVKLAMAYAISTHLVEDGAKVVFLTGTSQLMTLDTLTVFEIGKESEVITTKNIVGISESVQPEVFEAALNMAIELASKGREGKPVGTIFVLGDDERVMQLSKQMIINPFKGYEEDERNILNPALKETIREFAALDGAFVVSSDGTVITAGRYLGATADSAEIERGLGSRHLAAAGITSLTNAVAIVISESTGDVRIFKNGSLLMEIEKT
- a CDS encoding M23 family metallopeptidase, with amino-acid sequence MSKYFSGLIVALLVLAQVPAFANIPASDEEGGVVEFDLSSAPDFFLEDANDLSPSLGADLPDIMPCNGVVTSDFGWRRISRRRGRMHLGVDIAAPYGSPIVAPADGRVAFVGRKGGYGLTIILEHGGNLTTLFAHNSEIFVKEGDTVRRGQNISAIGMSGHSTGPHVHYEIRVDGSAVNPGKYL
- a CDS encoding CNNM domain-containing protein, which encodes MLQIAIVWICLLLNALLSASEIAFVSVNRKVLRQLESKFPRRVRRLGRLRQAPERTLSVIQLGITMVGFVSGAVSGAGIEESAVPWMRQRWGWGETTAELVGIALVVIPLTALTVLFGELVPKALALRRPYRIAIAVSGLLWLLDRAFSPLIALFAGTTRRIVSGLSRVFSHGRISQDTAQVEGAEEIDSHHERLLINLAEFEGRSVGEVFIPWSQAISVERSQSLEEVIGIAIDTGHTRLPVCRQDRVQGLVHTKELIAFASQGGTDWMLLLRPILRVQASDSLLGLLKRMQEKHSHMAIVESEDGRPLGFLTLENLMESIVGHIYDEDDRPLGPWK
- a CDS encoding RtcB family protein; translation: MSLSADIEKVNDFEYRLPKRGAMRADGVVFASPAMMRGLGGDPSLDQVRNVATLPGIVGSSFAMPDIHWGYGFPIGGVAGFDAERGIVSPGGVGYDINCGVRLLKTGLDRSEIADKVHRLTSALFSFIPAGVGSHRLGHGFSKEDYAGILRDGARWAVERGQGEGEDLSYIEEGGRLPQADPEGVSGRARERGMNQLGTLGSGNHFVELGYVDEVYEPRIADAIGLSKDRVTLIIHTGSRGLGHQVCSDYLETMIEAAQKYGIDLPDPQLCCAPIESEEGRSYLGAMAAAANFAFANRQMITHFARRAFEAALDASSASLAMGVVYDVCHNIAKFEEHRTGGVSRRVLVHRKGATRSFPARHPALPAAYRELGQPVLIPGDMGRYSYVLIGTEKALERTFGSTCHGAGRLMSRNQAKKSVHGRNVERELRDQGIFVMGASRATIHEEVPWAYKDVADVVAAVEGAGLSRKVLRLRPLGVVKG